The Sabethes cyaneus chromosome 1, idSabCyanKW18_F2, whole genome shotgun sequence DNA segment tttgaaaaggtGGTGTATGGAGAATTTGTTCAGTAGCTTTATCTgttgctgaaaaaagttttatctttggAATTTACGGCGCTATAGGGCTTTATAGCCTAAAgtcttatagcgccataaatataaaagatatagCAATGCTTACTTctttttttgtaaagtgaagAAGTTTTTTTGCTACGAAGAATgatagactggatgaaactggaaaAATTTCTATATGCAGCTAAAAATAAATTGGGTCGTTAAATGACAGGTGGGACTCCagcccacactctctcggttggtacccaagtgtttttacaattaaactaccgccgcaccATTATATTAGTCTCATATTTAATTTTGTCCCTTCAGTTTTGATCATATGGTTCCTGACCCGCACACATACACTTcccccccaagtaacaattctgaacccagttggttttacttgaattttataaaggttttattgtggaATTAATTAAGTCTTATAGTGAATAAATAacctttggttttttttatttatttatttggccCCAATGATTGTCAGGTTAACATAAAAATAGGCAAGTCGAATCAGGTGAGTAACATTCTATCAAACGTATACAAAGAGATCTTAAAATAACTGTATCTTCTTCGAGGTTTACCTCTCCCGAAAAAATCGAGTGGATCTGCCCTGTAGAATCCGCCGTAGCAGATGAAAGTCGAGTAACGACGATACTTGATTAAACGCCCGCTGCAGACCGTTCCTGCTGTAGTTAGTGTGACGAGGTGGCAATCGCATCATTGCATTGTTCCAGCAGCGCGCGGGGCAGTCAATTCTCTCTGGTAAGCTATCCGCGATAAACAGTGCTCTGAAGCAAATTCGGAGAGGTTCTAGATCGATCAGCTGACAGCGGCTTTCATAGCTGGGAAGACGAAACGGGTTTCTCCATGACAGTTTTCGCAATGCGAATTTAAGTAATCGACGCTGAACGGACTCAAATCTTTCAGCactgttgttgtagttaggattccaaacAGATAAACAGTACTGACCGTTGCAGAGAGTTCCAGAACtgaccgcaccagcgaacagTATAGCGATTTGAGGCGGTATATGTCAGTGAAATTTTTCGCGATCCCTTAAGATAAAGCTTAAGAACCTTGAGGCTTTAGCGAAAACATATGAGATATCATGCTTGTACGAGTTGATTTTGAAGAAAGTGACAGTAGTCAGTCGAGCAAATCCGGAAgtacattttaagatcatctgcTTGCGAGAGTCGTAGGCCCTGAGTGACCAAattaacgtcgttgaaataaagcagaaaaacagaggacctaggtggcttccttgaaGTATACCTGATGAGGTTGGATAGCTATCGGATCGATAATCTTCAACGACAACCATCAGCTGTCGATCGGTGAGATACGAGCAAAAGGTCACCGCTAACACCCAGTCCATGTAGTTTTGCAATTGTGATGGCGTGGTTTACCTAGTCAAAGGCTGCCGACAGCTCGATGTACAAAACATCTGTTTGAGCTCGTTGTGCCATACCCTCCGTTATGTATGATGTAAGATACAGCAGATTAGTAGTGGTAGAACGCTGGAACGtgaatccatgttgatcagCCACTTAGATATTGCTTACAGTGGGAAAGCAGAGGTTCCATGAACACCAGCTCAAACAGTTTCGAGACTGCGTTCAGCGATGTGATGCCTCGATAGTTGTCTACATCTCGTTTACTTCCTTTTTTGTGTACAGAGAACTTATGTGCAAATTTCCAACACGACGGGAAAATCGCATTGGAGATGGACATTTGAAATAAACAAAGCAACGGTAACGGCAAGCAGTCTATGTGTCTCTTCAGGAATACGGAAGGTACTCCATCGGGTCCAGGATAGAAGGATGACTTGAGCATGGTCACAGCCTTCGAAATCATATCGACATTGATGGCAATGGCACCCAGCGTTTGACCATATATTGGAACGTTGTTGGCTGCTAGAGCAACACGGTCCGCGCTCAATACCTCATTGGTGAAAACAGTTGCAAACTTCTTGGAAAAGAAACGGCATGTATTCTGAGGAGTGGCAGCAACTTCCTCGTTCTATTCCATTGATGATGGAACCCCGGACTCTTTGCGTTGCTCGTTCATATAATTCCAGGAAGACTTCGAGTGATGCTTCAATCTTTCTTTGAACACTGCGTTGATACCGCGAAAAGCATTGATGACTGACTTGCCTATATAAATTGTTAATCCTCGTATAGTGGAGTTTTAGTGAAAGCGTACGAAATTTCGTGATTCGTGCTAATGCTGCTCTTTCGTATGACTTCAGCCTGCGTAGCTCATTCGGGTGCCAAGAGGAATGAGATGTACTGCGGAGACTACTTTTCGGTACATATCGATCGATAGCTTATATGAAGACATGAGTGAAGGTCTAGGCAGCGGCTTCAACGTTGTCGGGATCTAGTGTGTTTGCCCAGTCAATACTAGATAACAAATCATTGATGCTTTGTTGATCAGCTGTACAGAAATTATATGAGATAGCAGCTGGACATTCATCGAAATCCTGAAGGAGTTTATCTACTATGCAGACAATCACAGGACGATGGTGTGGAACCCTCTTGATCAACAGACATGGAGCCGCCGAGACGAATGGGACCTTGTCCTGTGAGCTCACGAAGCAGAGGTCTAAGGAACGAGAACAATCGTTGACGACATGATGAACCATTGAAGCACTATAGTTGTCAAGAAGATATATTGCACCGGCATAGATCGTAGAATTTTCAGAATCAGGATAGAGCAAACCGCTATGGACAGGTTTCCACGAGATATCTGGCAGATTGAAGTCGCCCAAAATAACTATCTCATCGAGTGGCGTAGCGTCCCTCATAACTGAGTAAACTGACTGGCAGTGAGCGTCAATTAGATCGTCATCACGGACACGATCAGGTGGAATGTATAAGGTACACAAAAAGAGGAAGCGATCACTCAGTCAGTTGATTTGCGGCTGTTGTTAGGGTTCCGATCACAACGGAAAACGTAATAGAATCCAAAGACTTGCTTGAAAATCGTCTGAGAGTTAAACCACGTTTCGCAAATGACAATGACATCATAGCAGCAAGCattaccaagaggatacgagtcaaaacgcacttatagctagctattcaaccataataaaactgttaataaagcaaatgtatTGTGGTTGCTGATATTACCATGATAAAACTAGTTAGCTGCACAccgtctcctataaacttactataagtgCTTCTTTTGCTAGCTTAGTTCGTGGCGCTGAGGCGTGAGTGTTGACCGAACATGAAtttaccaacattttcggccgaCATGTTCGTACGTATATGGGGGCCTTTaggaatagagagacccaacttactcgttggctcgaccaggttgaagccgatttgtttGTGTCGAGATGCGGCAAATAGCCCAAGACCCAATACCATTTATCCTCCAGTTTCGTCCAATAGAAAAGTATTGGGTGATAATTGGTTGATGAGCGGCATCAAGAGAAAAGTGAGATAACTTCATTGAAATACCGATGAAtgatttgtttcagttttcttCATGTTATCAGGAAGCTTTGCCTCATCTTTAGAACATGTTGGTTAAAGGTTACACGCATTCGGGAGTTCCCTATTTCTAAACGATCTAAACTTTACAATTCCAGATATACATAATATTTCATAGAAGCCGTTTTCGTGAAACCACATCATATCATGCaagatatttaaaatattttagcaACTTTTCTGTGCGAATGCTTTCGCCACCAGGGCTTGCAGTCCCAAATATTCGTCCTACACCAAATGTATTTCTGCTCATGCACTAGCAGAATACCAGCGATGTCCAGCCGCATTTCCGGAAATTATGCCAGGACTGGAGGTGGTGAAAAACTTTCTTCATAAAACGCTGTTGCCGATGTCAGCCTTAGGGTGGTCACAGAATGCAGTTGCATCCACTgtccaactggaattttttctcacATTGCACAGAATTAATTCCAtacttcattcattcatttacaACCTACATAAACCTACTCATGTCAACCTGTACAATATGCATGCATACAACCACAACCACCCTAGCGTGCATGAAACTTACTACCGAGGATGAGAGTCTAGGCACAGTGGAACAAAAAGTGCGAATCGAGACCACTCACCGAAAGGGTTAATTTTCGTGACATCCGAGCTCAAGTTATAAAACACTGCTGAACAAGTTTGACCTGCCGGAAAATTGCGTTTAACGGTGCTTATTTTACGACAGCAGCTTTCGAGTAAAACGGCCTtaaacggacggacggacgtcgCCGCCGTCGGTGCAGAATTTCACAAATCATGCAACAAGTGATTGTACGGCACTTGTACCCGGTCTGAATGAGTCCGGTGATCCGTGATATAGCGTTAATTGCAGCTTTGATGGCAGTCGAGAGCGGACAGGAAATCAAGCGAGCAAATTGTTCATTTCCGTCTATAATCGATTATGGTGCttaataaaaaggaaaaagttaTAGGCGCTATCGGTTTTCATTTTCCTGTGGCGATTCGTTGTAGACAGAACAGTTGCTTGCTGCGATGATCCTGCTTAGCATGGGATTATTACTGCTTGATTTGATGTTCACACTAGCGGCCGACAAACCTGTACCACGCAGGGATGCTGAATATCCGCCACCATCTGCACTGGAGGGAGCAATCGACATGCACCGAGAATGCGTTGCGGAAACTGGTGTTACGGAAGCGGCCATACGGCGATTCAGCGATGAGGATATTTTTGAGGACGATGAAAACTTGAAGTGCTACATGAACTGCTTGTTCCACAAGTCAAACCTTACAGACGATAAAGGAGAGCTGCATCTCGGGAAGATGATGGAAGTCATTCCGAAAGAGTACGAAAACATTGCTCTGAAAATGGGTATCAAGTGCACAAAACCGAAGGGCAAATCGTTGTGCGAACGTGCCTTCTGGTTCCACAAGTGTTGGAAGACTGCTGATCCGGTGGTAAGTAAGCGGCAGGTTAGTTTTTCTGTGTTTTGATTTAGTCTTATAATGGCATGCACTAAAGGAAGGGGAAGGCTGTTCCCCTTTTTTTCTGGATAAAAGCTATATCTAGtttaatttttcgaaaaataagtttttggcaTGTCATGCCGGAATTACTGGTGTACAGCAAAGGATGCGGTGTCAATAGCCAATACTAAGCCAAAGACTAAACCAATAGATCATTTCATGATGACGTCATTTTACTGTCAAATGACACCATTGAGTTGCCACATTGTCACATGTCATATTGATGTGAATTTTCGTGAAATATTACTGTGTCGATTGCTTTAAAATATATGAGAAGcactttttcttaaaaaaaaactaaatattttGATCATTATCTGTTTAGTGAAAAcagaaatttcaaataaaactctAACAAACCACTAGGTGCTGTCAAAACAGTGTggttacccgagcaggagcgaagaacaaaataatataaaaacaatatcaaactgcgttataatggtatattttgttattgaatagatattgaAATAcgttgataacacattttgttattgagtatatatttaaaacagtggttgtaagatgaattTAATAACtgcttttgttatcatatcttattttggccttaaaatgacattcgatatatttcataatttattttttattgattaaaaagattttagaatataaatattttataaaatggttttttaatatctcaaatACTcatgcatttgttattcaataccttaataatactaaaatatgtctaaactctgaatacaaccatgttattgctttgttattcaaataacacaagtaattattcttttggccttaaaggagtaaaattttgatataattttttgttatttagcaactatgtcagccaaaacaagaccaaattttgatatgagttattcgatttccaataacacattttgatattattttgctcttcgcttctGCTCGGGTAGGTCGCCCCGTGCAATGGTCTATAGTTCTATCATTTAACGATAAACATCTCGTTTATAATTGCAAAGAAAGTGTGCATTACTCGTAGATGTGCGAAAAGCTAGTTTGACACtgttattaatattaatttgcTCTTTATTTTACTTCTTTCGTTTCAGCACTATTTCCTACTATGATGAATAGAAAAGGAGCCGCGTACATTTTAGACCTTTTATTTTATAGTGTAATACAATCTGAAACAGCTGCATCGTATTTAACTATTCATTTATTGCTTATTTTTACAGCCATTTTATATCAAATCTgctattattgtcaattttattttataataaaaaagacTATTTACTGTGTCACCATACTTTTGCGATAgtagtttttttagttttttttttgaacaactggcaaccctaaacatgctgaaacttgtatgaactggccgcccgactctttgttattgttttggtggtttgattcagttggtagATGCAAgtaaatatttcattctccgatcggagatcgtatcataatcgttgggaaaacggaatgtaaaaCAGATTAatcacgctagatcagtacaaacaaattgtGTTTATGGGCATTGTccgcataagcaaatgatgtcatgttgagaatgacatttgaaccatttttaatttgcacgttgtgCAAACTAGCGGggctcaaattaaaaagtgttcagattaaaaacggtcaaacgaacgtcAAAAAATActatcggagaatgaaatattcactGCTTGAAATTTAAAATAGATCAAATCTccgaaacaataacaaagagcaaggCGGCCAGCATATTaagagttgccagttgttcaaattaaaaatcaacCCCGTTAGGTTGCACGAAGAATCTTTCAAATTACCGGGGTTTCCGTAGTACATAGAGTGGCGACACTGTCAGATTTGAAATGACAATTATCTGTTACTGTCATTCTAATTGAGCAGATGacgtaaaacgtaaaaaagagaaagaaaatacgcattgcatacttttgacATGTTGCCACTCTGGATTCAATAACTTTACATCGGCTATAATTTCACGAAAAAGAAGAACCAACCTCGCCGTTGACAAATTTCTGCAAACACTGCTACAAAAACGCCTTTGGGAATAGCACATAATCACTCACAATTGGAAATACGCATAAatattaaagccctataaatgtaaagTTTGGACGACTGTCATCAAGTAGTTCCAATCGAACTGTCGAATGGCGCTCCAATTGAACAGGGAACaatgttacttacttactttactggCAACGGTCCGTCACCGTtcttgcgccgaacgaattatggtcctcttTCGTCGggtattctggccacgtgtctaGCCCACCGCAGcttgccacattgcactaccttcactatatcagcatatttgtatacttggtacagctcgtgattcatgcgtctgcgcaacactccattttccattctgccaccaagtatagatcgcagcaTTTTAGGCTCAAAAACCcaaagcactcgccgatcagcttcctttagcgtccatgattcgtgtccgtaaagagccaccgggaggattagtgttcaatagagcgccagttttgtgcgaatttgcaaactacgggacatCAGCTGGcaacgtaatccgtagaaagcccggttcgcagctgcaactcgtcgtttcacttcgcggcttacatcgttgtcacatgtcacgagtgtaccaaggtaaatAAAtccctccactacttcataacgttccccatctaattccacctcggcaccaacaccacttgggttcccacgttccctaccagagtatgtcaaatcgaagtgaacaataagttgttttgcagtcgtgcgtgtcttcatatacaattcatgactgtgaattataaagcagtatagacgattgcaatatttgattatatcttaatcatatattcaggaatatttagttgcgtgttataaaaactacgcaaaatagaattgcaAATAATTGTTAAAAATTTCACACGTATATCgcttccactttggtacatatatgttcttatatggcgtgaaatataactttttcgttcagatatgatttcgtatatctcagttgcaatcgagatatacaaaccaaatggtttactgggcagcagccttaccgtttttcagctcactgattgcctttttaaccttgaccatcgcttacaattcctatcctgtccctgctgatctccgcatttacctctccattcaacagtgtctgaaagcgctccttccacctggctgctaccgccgttttgtcggtaagcaggttgtcaGCACTACcgttgcacatcacaggcagaGCGAAATTCCTGCAtttcaccgttttatagaaactccgtgtgtcgttgctggcgtatcgctcctctgcgccggcgagcacgtgctcctcgtactcgcatttctttagacgatggattctttttttcgcaactctagtctctctgtgtctctctctgttttgacgcgttgctgcagtgagcatgcgactcctggtctggttcttttcgtctgttcgtctgttcggcatcaaaccagctgttacgctgtcttccacgcgtcgtgcctaccgcctctctcgcagctgtttcgatggcaccatggatgttcgtccacagcccatttatatcttctccttctacctgctgttctgcgattcgttggtcaagcttcctggcgtactccactgctacgccgtctgccgttaaccgctggatgttgaaactcagcgtcctctca contains these protein-coding regions:
- the LOC128733190 gene encoding general odorant-binding protein 83a-like, with product MILLSMGLLLLDLMFTLAADKPVPRRDAEYPPPSALEGAIDMHRECVAETGVTEAAIRRFSDEDIFEDDENLKCYMNCLFHKSNLTDDKGELHLGKMMEVIPKEYENIALKMGIKCTKPKGKSLCERAFWFHKCWKTADPVHYFLL